One window from the genome of Variovorax sp. PAMC26660 encodes:
- a CDS encoding methyl-accepting chemotaxis protein, which translates to MSLKNLKIGTRLGLGFAAILLLMAVIAGTGMLRLANVGSATDEMMKHALVKERLANQWSNLLGPTIVRSFAMVKATDPAVVTYFANARAESSAKINPVQKKLEEMLTSPEEKKLYANVADARAVVLEIIEKINKLKTEDKGAEASELADTKFAAGLTVYENAVASLAAHQRDRIDAVAQGIAADQSSGQTTLMVLSGIALLVGALFAWRLSVGIVRPLGRAVAVAETVAAGDLSANIRVESRDEAGQLMQALKDMNESLAKVVGEVRTGTETIATASGQIASGNQDLSSRTEQQASSLEQTAASMEELTSTVKQNADNARQANQLAVSASEVAVKGGSVVSQVVDTMGSINASSKKIVDIIGVIDGIAFQTNILALNAAVEAARAGEQGRGFAVVASEVRSLAQRSAAAAKEIKTLIGDSVEKVEEGSKQVAEACRRAPPRSSPSSTRARRAPSSTASSRAWWAR; encoded by the coding sequence ATGAGTTTGAAGAATCTGAAAATCGGCACCCGCCTGGGGCTCGGCTTCGCGGCCATCCTGTTGTTGATGGCGGTCATTGCCGGCACCGGCATGCTGCGTCTGGCGAACGTGGGCAGCGCCACCGACGAAATGATGAAGCACGCGCTGGTCAAGGAGCGCCTGGCCAACCAGTGGTCGAACCTGCTGGGCCCGACGATCGTGCGCTCCTTCGCCATGGTCAAGGCCACGGACCCGGCCGTCGTGACCTACTTCGCCAATGCCCGCGCCGAAAGCTCGGCAAAGATCAACCCGGTGCAGAAGAAGCTCGAAGAGATGCTGACTTCGCCGGAAGAAAAGAAGCTGTACGCCAACGTGGCCGATGCGCGTGCGGTCGTGCTGGAGATCATCGAGAAGATCAACAAGCTCAAGACCGAGGACAAGGGTGCGGAGGCCAGCGAGCTGGCCGACACCAAGTTCGCGGCGGGACTGACCGTCTACGAAAACGCCGTGGCCAGCCTTGCGGCACACCAGCGCGACAGGATCGATGCGGTGGCCCAGGGCATCGCAGCCGACCAGTCGAGCGGCCAGACCACGCTGATGGTGCTGTCGGGCATCGCGCTGCTGGTCGGTGCGCTGTTCGCATGGCGTTTGAGCGTGGGCATCGTGCGCCCGCTCGGGCGTGCCGTGGCCGTCGCCGAGACGGTGGCCGCCGGTGACCTGAGCGCGAACATCCGCGTGGAAAGCCGCGACGAAGCAGGCCAGTTGATGCAGGCGCTGAAGGACATGAACGAGAGCCTGGCCAAAGTGGTGGGCGAGGTGCGTACGGGCACGGAGACGATCGCGACGGCTTCGGGGCAGATTGCTTCGGGGAATCAGGACCTGTCGTCACGTACGGAGCAGCAGGCCAGCTCGCTGGAGCAGACGGCTGCTTCGATGGAAGAGCTGACCAGCACTGTCAAGCAGAACGCGGACAACGCGCGTCAAGCGAACCAGTTGGCTGTCTCGGCCTCTGAGGTGGCAGTGAAGGGCGGAAGCGTCGTGTCGCAAGTAGTGGACACGATGGGCTCGATCAATGCGTCGTCCAAGAAGATCGTGGACATCATTGGCGTGATCGATGGCATCGCGTTCCAGACCAATATCCTCGCGCTGAACGCGGCTGTTGAAGCCGCGCGCGCAGGTGAGCAAGGCCGTGGCTTTGCGGTCGTTGCCTCTGAAGTTCGCAGCCTCGCGCAACGTTCGGCCGCAGCAGCCAAGGAAATCAAGACCCTGATCGGCGACTCGGTGGAGAAGGTCGAGGAAGGCAGCAAGCAAGTCGCGGAAGCCTGTCGTCGCGCGCCGCCGAGGTCAAGTCCTTCTTCGACGAGAGCGAGGAGGGCACCAAGCTCTACGGCCAGTTCGAGAGCCTGGTGGGCCCGCTGA
- a CDS encoding methyl-accepting chemotaxis protein has translation MNDFVALVNKQPLDSSQFTNQVGEDSTALLKESRGLEGVLKGMVAHSKELARVRAEQADATYKTSRLMMLVMALAGIAVSVGLGVLVARLMGRQLGGEPQYAADVVGRIANGDLSLEVEADAARDGSLLHSIKQMQATLTSVVGRIKDSSNTIATASGQIAAGNQDLSSRTEEQASSLEQTAASMEELTSTVKQNADNARQANQLAVSASEVAVKGGNVVSQVVDTMGSINASSRKIVDIIGVIDGIAFQTNILALNAAVEAARAGEQGRGFAVVASEVRSLAQRSAAAAKEIKTLIGDSVEKVAEGSKQVAEAGRTMEEIVGSVKRVTDIMGEITAASQEQTSGIEQINQAITQMDQVTQQNAALVEEASAAAQSLQEQAGSLVQAVSIFKLDANAAATTARPGFTRITPIPKPAKPAPKPPAKALPTRREPGTGTAPQLAVANDPKGDWSEF, from the coding sequence ATGAACGACTTCGTGGCGCTGGTCAACAAGCAGCCGCTGGACAGCTCGCAGTTCACGAACCAGGTGGGCGAGGACAGCACGGCGCTGCTGAAGGAATCGCGCGGCCTGGAAGGCGTTCTCAAGGGCATGGTCGCGCACAGCAAGGAGCTTGCGCGCGTGCGCGCCGAGCAGGCGGATGCAACCTACAAGACATCGCGGCTGATGATGCTGGTGATGGCGCTGGCCGGCATCGCGGTCAGCGTGGGGCTGGGCGTGCTGGTCGCGCGCCTGATGGGCCGCCAACTGGGCGGCGAGCCGCAGTACGCCGCCGACGTGGTCGGGCGCATCGCCAACGGCGACCTGTCGCTCGAGGTCGAGGCCGACGCCGCGCGTGACGGCAGCCTGCTGCACTCCATCAAGCAGATGCAGGCGACGCTGACCTCGGTCGTGGGCAGGATCAAGGATTCGAGCAACACCATCGCCACGGCCTCGGGGCAGATCGCGGCGGGCAACCAGGATCTGTCTTCGCGGACTGAAGAGCAGGCGAGTTCGCTGGAGCAGACGGCGGCTTCGATGGAGGAACTGACTTCTACGGTCAAGCAGAACGCGGACAACGCGCGTCAAGCGAACCAGTTGGCCGTGTCGGCTTCGGAAGTGGCTGTGAAGGGTGGCAATGTCGTCTCGCAAGTGGTGGACACGATGGGTTCGATCAATGCGTCGTCCAGGAAGATCGTGGACATCATCGGTGTCATCGATGGCATCGCGTTCCAGACCAATATCCTGGCGTTGAACGCGGCAGTCGAAGCTGCACGTGCAGGCGAGCAAGGCCGTGGTTTTGCGGTCGTCGCCTCTGAGGTGCGTAGCCTTGCACAACGCTCGGCAGCCGCTGCCAAGGAAATCAAGACCCTGATCGGTGACTCGGTCGAGAAAGTCGCAGAGGGCAGCAAACAAGTCGCAGAAGCCGGCCGCACGATGGAAGAGATCGTGGGCAGCGTCAAGCGCGTGACAGACATCATGGGCGAGATCACCGCCGCAAGCCAGGAGCAGACCTCGGGCATCGAACAGATCAACCAGGCCATCACGCAGATGGACCAGGTCACACAACAGAACGCCGCGTTGGTCGAAGAAGCCTCGGCCGCAGCGCAATCGCTTCAGGAGCAAGCCGGCAGCCTCGTGCAGGCCGTGAGCATCTTCAAGCTCGACGCCAACGCAGCAGCAACCACGGCCCGCCCCGGTTTTACCCGCATCACACCGATCCCCAAGCCGGCCAAGCCGGCGCCCAAGCCGCCCGCCAAGGCGCTGCCCACCCGCCGCGAGCCGGGCACCGGCACGGCACCCCAGCTCGCCGTGGCCAACGACCCCAAGGGCGACTGGTCGGAGTTCTGA
- a CDS encoding methyl-accepting chemotaxis protein, translating into MTLFSNLRIGTRLAVAFAIVLGLTVVSTAIALVSARSNAEATRLMMESPLAKERLISDWYVLTYSAIARTSMIARTTDETLPVVFADVISDSVKKGSETMAKVEKLLVTEEEKALFKSIVALRAKYQAAKDEVGKARASGSAVDTTRAFKESFQPAAKAYEGRVLDLLQMERKAIDDMSIAIDAANAHSFNLQMLLTFLTVISGAIFAFFISRSIVRPLARAVVVAETVAAGDLSANIEVESRDEAGQLMQALKNMNANLAKVVGEVRTGTETIATASGQIASGNQDLSSRTEEQASSLEQTAASMEELTSTVKQNADNARQANQLAVSASEVAVKGGSVVSQVVDTMGSINASSKKIVDIIGVIDGIAFQTNILALNAAVEAARAGEQGRGFAVVASEVRSLAQRSAAAAKEIKTLIGDSVEKVAEGSKQVAEAGRTMEEIVGSVKRVTDIMGEITAASQEQTSGIEQINQAITQMDQVTQQNAALVEEASAAAQSLQEQAGSLVQAVSIFKLDTDGQAASRPRARALPAASQKKPAAAVPRLAAAGADTGDWRAF; encoded by the coding sequence ATGACATTGTTCTCCAACCTTCGTATCGGGACACGGCTGGCCGTGGCCTTCGCCATCGTCCTGGGCCTGACCGTGGTCTCGACCGCGATTGCCCTGGTCTCCGCGCGAAGCAACGCAGAGGCCACCCGGCTCATGATGGAAAGCCCGCTGGCCAAGGAGCGGCTGATCTCCGACTGGTATGTGCTGACCTACTCGGCGATTGCGCGCACGTCGATGATCGCCCGCACCACCGACGAGACGCTGCCGGTGGTTTTTGCGGATGTCATTTCCGACAGCGTGAAGAAGGGCAGCGAGACCATGGCGAAGGTCGAGAAGCTGTTGGTGACCGAGGAAGAGAAAGCGCTGTTCAAGTCCATCGTCGCACTGCGCGCCAAGTACCAGGCGGCCAAGGACGAGGTGGGCAAGGCCAGGGCGAGCGGCAGCGCAGTGGACACCACGCGCGCGTTCAAGGAGTCGTTCCAGCCGGCCGCCAAGGCCTACGAAGGCCGGGTGCTCGACCTGCTGCAGATGGAACGCAAGGCAATCGACGACATGAGCATCGCCATCGACGCGGCGAACGCGCACAGCTTCAACCTGCAGATGTTGTTGACTTTTCTGACGGTGATCAGCGGCGCGATCTTCGCGTTCTTCATCTCGCGCAGCATCGTCCGGCCGCTGGCCAGGGCCGTCGTGGTGGCGGAAACGGTGGCTGCCGGTGACCTGAGCGCGAACATCGAGGTCGAGAGCCGTGACGAAGCGGGCCAGTTGATGCAGGCGCTGAAGAACATGAACGCGAACCTGGCGAAGGTGGTGGGCGAGGTGCGCACGGGCACGGAGACGATCGCGACGGCTTCGGGGCAGATCGCCTCGGGGAATCAAGATCTGTCTTCGCGGACTGAAGAGCAGGCCAGCTCGCTGGAGCAGACGGCTGCTTCGATGGAAGAGCTGACTTCGACCGTGAAGCAGAACGCGGACAACGCGCGGCAGGCGAACCAGTTGGCTGTGTCGGCTTCGGAAGTCGCGGTGAAGGGCGGCAGCGTGGTGTCGCAGGTCGTGGACACGATGGGCTCGATCAATGCATCTTCCAAAAAGATCGTGGACATCATTGGCGTCATCGACGGCATTGCTTTCCAGACCAACATCCTGGCGTTGAATGCCGCCGTCGAAGCTGCTCGTGCAGGCGAGCAGGGCCGTGGTTTCGCGGTCGTCGCCTCTGAGGTTCGCAGCCTTGCGCAACGCTCGGCAGCCGCTGCCAAGGAAATCAAGACGCTGATCGGCGACTCGGTGGAGAAGGTCGCAGAGGGCAGCAAACAAGTCGCAGAAGCCGGCCGCACGATGGAAGAGATCGTGGGCAGCGTCAAACGCGTGACCGACATCATGGGCGAGATCACCGCCGCGAGCCAGGAACAGACTTCAGGCATCGAACAGATCAACCAGGCCATCACGCAGATGGACCAGGTCACACAACAGAACGCCGCATTGGTCGAAGAAGCCTCGGCCGCAGCGCAATCGCTTCAAGAGCAAGCCGGCAGTCTTGTGCAAGCCGTGAGCATCTTCAAGCTCGACACGGACGGCCAGGCCGCATCCCGGCCTCGCGCCAGGGCGCTGCCCGCCGCGAGCCAGAAGAAGCCGGCCGCCGCAGTGCCCCGGCTGGCCGCGGCAGGCGCCGACACCGGCGACTGGCGTGCGTTTTAG
- a CDS encoding methyl-accepting chemotaxis protein yields the protein MKTFYNLKIATKLLVSFIAVLVLTACVGAFSMVQLGKVHDMSTDLATNWMPATRSLLEMKNLVSRYRSQELQHILSGSNDEMAGYEKSMDETWASLQKARAEYVTLISEPEEREVYPVYEKLLAQYEIEHKKIIAISHTQESEQATALIRGKSLQLNREMNTALDKLTDVNVAGAIKAGRTADVVYAEARLWVLGLLLGSVALGLALALWIARIVARPLAEAVKVAQSVAAGDLTSHIEAQTTDETGLLLDALRGMNDSLVKIVGEVRTGTDTIATASSQIASGNQDLSSRTEEQASSLEQTAASMEELTSTVKQNADNARQANQLAVSASEVAVKGGAVVSQVVDTMGSINASSKKIVDIIGVIDGIAFQTNILALNAAVEAARAGEQGRGFAVVASEVRSLAQRSAAAAKEIKTLIGNSVEKVEEGSKQVAEAGRTMEEIVGSVKRVTDIMGEITAASQEQTSGIEQINQAITQMDQVTQQNAALVEEASAAAQSLQEQAGSLVQAVSIFKLGTHAVAARPAFKRLTPIPKTAKPGQKPPAKALPARRAAGSGTAPQLAMAGDAKGDWAEF from the coding sequence ATTAAAACTTTCTACAACCTCAAAATCGCGACCAAGCTGCTTGTGTCGTTCATCGCCGTCCTTGTGTTGACGGCTTGCGTCGGCGCCTTCTCGATGGTGCAACTCGGCAAGGTCCACGACATGTCCACGGACCTGGCGACCAACTGGATGCCGGCCACGCGTTCGCTGCTCGAGATGAAGAACCTGGTGTCGCGCTACCGTTCGCAGGAGTTGCAGCACATCCTGTCGGGCTCGAACGACGAAATGGCCGGCTATGAAAAGTCCATGGACGAAACCTGGGCCAGCCTGCAGAAGGCCCGTGCCGAGTACGTGACGCTGATCTCGGAGCCCGAGGAGCGCGAGGTCTACCCGGTGTACGAGAAGCTGCTCGCCCAGTACGAGATCGAGCACAAGAAGATCATCGCCATCTCGCACACGCAGGAGAGCGAGCAGGCCACCGCGCTGATCCGGGGCAAGTCGCTGCAGTTGAACCGCGAGATGAACACAGCGCTCGACAAGCTGACCGACGTGAACGTGGCGGGTGCCATCAAGGCCGGCCGCACGGCCGATGTGGTGTACGCGGAAGCCCGCCTGTGGGTGCTCGGGCTGCTGCTGGGCAGCGTGGCGCTGGGCCTGGCGCTGGCGCTGTGGATCGCGCGCATCGTCGCGCGGCCGTTGGCCGAAGCGGTGAAGGTGGCGCAATCGGTGGCGGCGGGCGACCTGACCAGCCACATCGAGGCGCAGACGACGGACGAGACCGGCTTGCTGCTGGACGCCTTGCGAGGCATGAACGACAGCCTCGTGAAGATCGTCGGCGAAGTGCGCACGGGCACGGACACCATTGCGACGGCATCGAGCCAGATTGCTTCGGGCAATCAGGATCTGTCTTCGCGTACCGAGGAGCAGGCGAGTTCGCTGGAGCAGACGGCGGCTTCGATGGAGGAGCTGACTTCGACCGTGAAGCAGAACGCCGACAACGCGCGGCAGGCGAACCAATTGGCGGTGTCGGCGTCGGAAGTGGCTGTGAAGGGCGGCGCTGTTGTGTCGCAAGTGGTCGACACCATGGGTTCGATCAACGCGTCGTCCAAGAAGATCGTCGACATCATCGGCGTGATCGATGGCATTGCCTTCCAGACCAACATCCTGGCGTTGAACGCGGCTGTCGAAGCCGCACGCGCCGGCGAGCAAGGCCGCGGCTTCGCCGTCGTTGCATCCGAAGTTCGCAGCCTTGCGCAGCGCTCGGCCGCTGCGGCGAAAGAAATCAAGACGCTCATCGGCAACTCGGTGGAGAAGGTCGAAGAAGGCAGCAAGCAGGTCGCGGAAGCCGGCCGCACGATGGAGGAGATCGTCGGCAGCGTCAAGCGCGTGACCGACATCATGGGCGAGATCACGGCGGCAAGCCAGGAACAGACTTCCGGCATCGAACAGATCAACCAGGCCATCACGCAGATGGACCAGGTCACGCAACAGAACGCGGCACTGGTCGAAGAAGCCTCCGCCGCAGCGCAATCGCTGCAAGAGCAAGCCGGCAGCCTTGTGCAAGCCGTGAGCATCTTCAAGCTCGGCACCCACGCCGTGGCCGCGCGCCCCGCTTTCAAGCGCCTGACGCCGATTCCGAAGACCGCCAAGCCGGGGCAGAAGCCGCCCGCGAAGGCACTGCCCGCGCGTCGTGCGGCCGGATCGGGCACGGCCCCCCAACTTGCCATGGCCGGCGATGCGAAGGGCGACTGGGCCGAGTTTTAA
- the flgK gene encoding flagellar hook-associated protein FlgK — translation MSSMFYTGLSGLGVARTALMTTAHNTANVYTAGYSRQVAEIASAGGISSGSGFIGSGANVLTVSRSYDRYLTAQLATAQSASAALATNGTQINRIDTLLADKTSGIAPLMQSFFTSIQGVANTPADPAARQQMISSAQALASKFRATDQYLSDLNSSVNEQITGSVDQINTYATKIASLNQQISQISAMAGGQPPNDLLDQRDQLVSQLSQVVDVKVLQQDNGKYNVFIATGQSLVVGDYAAKMAAVPSAADPTRKVVALSGFAGNTSELDDSTIKGGVLGGLMAFRQDTLIPTQNAIGRLAMSVADAVNAQHKLGVDLNGALGTNFFTQAVPGAIANAGNAGNLELGATLSDASKLTTSDYNVSVTDVAGTLTYSVTRLSDKTSMGSFTTFPITFDGVSLTAASGTAQAGDSFLVQPTRTGARDLDVLVRDPAKVAAASPIVTGNTAGNKGSGALGAATVDASYPGTPLAGPVTLSFNAATGTLSGFPATSAVTVTLANGASTSYPAGTPVPYTAGAKMSFDGITVGMTGTPAQGDTFTINKNTSGVSDGSNALLLGALQRKTTMANGTATFSGAYSQLVSEVGNRAMAVKVASATQDSVTGQIKASQQAISGVNQDEETANLLMFQQMYQANAKVIQTASTMFDTILGIHG, via the coding sequence ATGTCCAGCATGTTCTACACGGGTCTGAGTGGCCTCGGCGTCGCCCGCACCGCGCTGATGACCACGGCCCACAACACCGCCAACGTGTACACGGCGGGCTACAGCCGCCAGGTGGCCGAGATCGCCTCGGCCGGTGGCATTTCGAGCGGCTCGGGCTTCATCGGCTCGGGCGCCAACGTGCTCACCGTGTCGCGCAGCTACGACCGCTACCTGACCGCGCAGCTCGCGACCGCGCAATCGGCTTCGGCCGCGCTGGCCACCAACGGCACGCAGATCAACCGCATAGACACGCTGTTGGCCGACAAGACCTCGGGCATCGCTCCGCTGATGCAGAGCTTCTTCACCAGCATTCAGGGCGTGGCCAACACGCCGGCCGACCCGGCCGCGCGCCAGCAGATGATCAGCTCCGCGCAGGCACTGGCGAGCAAGTTCCGCGCGACCGACCAGTACCTGTCGGACCTGAACAGCTCGGTCAACGAGCAGATCACCGGCAGCGTGGACCAGATCAACACCTACGCGACCAAGATCGCCAGCCTCAACCAGCAGATCAGCCAGATCAGCGCGATGGCCGGCGGCCAGCCGCCGAACGACCTGCTCGACCAGCGCGACCAGCTCGTGAGCCAGCTCAGCCAGGTGGTGGACGTGAAGGTGCTGCAGCAGGACAACGGCAAGTACAACGTGTTCATCGCCACCGGCCAGTCACTGGTGGTGGGCGACTACGCCGCGAAGATGGCGGCGGTGCCGTCGGCGGCCGACCCGACCCGCAAGGTGGTCGCGCTCTCGGGCTTTGCCGGCAACACCAGCGAGCTGGACGACAGCACCATCAAGGGCGGCGTGCTCGGCGGCCTGATGGCCTTCCGCCAGGACACGCTCATTCCCACGCAGAACGCCATCGGCCGGCTCGCGATGTCGGTGGCCGACGCGGTCAATGCGCAGCACAAGCTGGGCGTGGACCTGAACGGCGCACTCGGCACGAACTTCTTCACCCAGGCCGTGCCGGGCGCAATCGCCAACGCCGGCAACGCGGGCAACCTCGAATTGGGCGCCACCCTGTCCGACGCATCGAAGCTCACGACCAGCGACTACAACGTGAGCGTGACCGACGTGGCGGGCACGCTGACCTATTCGGTCACGCGGCTGTCCGACAAGACGTCGATGGGCAGCTTCACCACCTTCCCGATCACCTTCGACGGCGTGAGCCTCACCGCCGCCAGCGGCACGGCGCAGGCCGGCGATTCGTTCCTGGTGCAGCCCACGCGCACCGGCGCACGCGATCTCGACGTGCTGGTGCGCGACCCGGCCAAGGTGGCCGCCGCATCGCCCATCGTCACGGGCAACACCGCGGGCAACAAGGGCAGCGGCGCGCTGGGCGCGGCCACGGTCGATGCGTCCTATCCGGGCACGCCGCTGGCCGGGCCGGTCACGCTGAGCTTCAACGCGGCCACCGGCACGCTGTCGGGCTTCCCGGCCACGTCGGCGGTCACGGTCACGCTGGCCAACGGCGCCAGCACCAGCTACCCGGCCGGCACGCCCGTGCCCTACACGGCCGGCGCCAAGATGAGCTTCGACGGCATCACCGTCGGCATGACCGGCACGCCCGCGCAGGGCGACACCTTCACCATCAACAAGAACACCTCGGGTGTGTCCGACGGAAGCAATGCCTTGCTGCTGGGCGCGCTGCAGCGCAAGACCACGATGGCCAACGGCACGGCGACCTTCAGCGGCGCCTACTCGCAACTGGTCAGCGAAGTCGGCAACCGGGCGATGGCGGTCAAGGTCGCCAGCGCCACGCAGGACAGCGTGACCGGCCAGATCAAGGCCAGCCAGCAGGCGATTTCCGGTGTCAACCAGGACGAGGAAACCGCCAACCTGCTGATGTTCCAGCAGATGTACCAGGCCAACGCCAAGGTGATCCAGACCGCGTCGACCATGTTCGACACGATCCTCGGCATCCACGGCTGA